From the genome of Impatiens glandulifera chromosome 9, dImpGla2.1, whole genome shotgun sequence, one region includes:
- the LOC124914451 gene encoding cytochrome P450 85A-like, which yields MTLFLAEAIGGLFLVLFLCTFLLKWNEVKYRKKGLPPGTMGWPVFGETTEFLKQGPNFMKNQRARYGNFFKSHILGCPTIVSMDPEMNRYILMNEGKGLVPGYPQSMLDILGRCNIAAVHGSTHKYMRGALLSLVSPTNLKNHLLPKIDQFIRSHINNWDNTVIDIQQKTKEMAVLSGLNQIAGPQCDSISEQFMPEFFKLVLGTLSLPINFPGTNYHRGFQARKNITSILGRLVDERRAASSSSSSSSSSASCSSVETNEYDMLSVLMGGGGENRYKLTDEEIVDQMITILYSGYETVSTTCMMAVKFLHDNPSVLQELKKEHLAIREKKKPEDPISWDDYKSMQFTRAVIFETSRLATIVNGVLRKTTDDMELNGFVIPKGWRIYVYTREINYDPSLYPDPLTFNPWRWMEKTTRLESQNHFFLFGGGSRLCPGKELGLVEISTFLHYLVTMYRWEEVGGDKLMKFPRVEAPNGLHIRLSSSSSH from the exons ATGACTCTGTTCTTAGCTGAAGCCATTGGAGGACTCTTCTTGGTGCTATTCCTCTGCACCTTCTTGTTGAAATGGAATGAGGTCAAGTATAGGAAGAAGGGTCTTCCTCCGGGTACAATGGGTTGGCCAGTATTTGGTGAAACAACTGAGTTTCTCAAACAAGGTCCAAACTTTATGAAAAACCAAAGAGCAAG GTATGGTAACTTTTTCAAATCGCACATATTGGGTTGTCCAACTATAGTATCAATGGATCCAGAGATGAACAGATACATATTGATGAATGAAGGAAAAGGGCTTGTTCCAGGTTATCCACAATCTATGTTAGATATACTTGGAAGATGTAATATCGCAGCTGTTCATGGTTCAACCCACAAATATATGAGAGGTGCTCTTTTATCACTTGTCAGTCCTACGAATCTCAAAAATCACCTTCTTCCCAAAATCGATCAGTTCATCAGATCCCATATCAATAACTGGGACAACACTGTAATCGACATTCAACAAAAGACTAAAGAG ATGGCGGTTCTATCAGGTCTGAATCAAATCGCCGGTCCTCAATGTGATTCCATTTCAGAACAATTCATGCCAGAGTTCTTTAAGCTGGTTTTGGGTACCCTTTCTCTCCCAATCAATTTCCCGGGGACAAATTATCACCGAGGTTTCCAG GCTAGGAAGAACATCACAAGCATATTGGGAAGGCTGGTCGACGAGAGAAGGGCtgcttcatcttcatcttcatcttcttcttcttctgcttcTTGTTCGAGTGTGGAAACAAACGAATACGACATGCTGAGTGTTCTAATGGGTGGGGGTGGAGAGAACAGATACAAGTTAACAGACGAGGAAATTGTTGATCAAATGATAACAATTCTGTATTCAGGATACGAAACAGTTTCCACCACTTGTATGATGGCTGTTAAGTTCCTCCATGATAATCCTTCAGTTCTTCAAGAACTAAAA AAAGAACATCTTGCTATAAGAGAAAAGAAGAAACCAGAGGATCCAATCAGCTGGGATGATTACAAATCGATGCAATTTACTCGAGCT GTGATATTTGAGACATCAAGATTGGCCACAATTGTAAACGGGGTTTTGAGGAAAACAACGGATGACATGGAACTAAACG gTTTTGTGATCCCCAAAGGGTGGAGAATCTATGTGTACACCAGAGAAATTAACTATGACCCTTCTTTGTATCCTGATCCTTTAACCTTCAATCCATGGAGATGGATG GAGAAAACGACGAGACTAGAGAGTCAGAACCATTTCTTTTTATTTGGAGGTGGCAGCCGGCTTTGCCCAGGAAAAGAACTAGGATTAGTTGAGATTTCAACATTTCTTCATTACTTGGTAACAATGTACAGATGGGAAGAGGTTGGTGGGGACAAGCTAATGAAGTTTCCAAGAGTTGAAGCCCCAAATGGCCTGCACATTAGgctttcatcatcatcatctcattaa